In Runella sp. SP2, the genomic window TTGGCACGGCTCATCACGTCGGCAGGAAAATTGTTGAACGTCCCGCCGTCCACCAGCAGGTCGTCGCCGTCAATAATCGGCGGAAATACGCCTGGAATGGCCGTAGAGGCCAACAGGTATTTGCTCATAGAACCACGGGTGTGCACTTCCTCGCGGGCTTGGGTATAATTGCTTGACACCACAAAAAGCGTTAGCCACGTATCTTCTATGTCGATTTGGCGAACACCTACGAAGGCTTCAATCGTGTCGTCAATCATCTGTTTGATGCGTTTGCCGCGAATGAGTGAAATAAAAGGGAGCCAATTGTAGTCTTTGGTTGGATTAAACATGGCTCCCTTTTTCATAATACGTTGCACCGTTTCGGAAGGCTCTCCAAACGATACCGCCGCCGCCACCATCGCGCCCACGCTCGTTCCACCCACAAAATCAATGGGGATGCCAAATTCTTCCAAAGCGCGCATCACCCCAATGTGTGCAAACCCTTTGGCTCCTCCGCCCGCCACCACAAAACCAATGGCCGTTGCACTGAGAATACGGGCCAACCGCTTCATATCCTGAGGACTTTTTCGGCGCAAATGGTAGTGAGATTTTACGTTTGGACGCAAACTCAGCCACTCGCGGGTGTGGCGCGGCGAAACTGTATCGGACGGATGCAGCAACACCAACACTTGCGGAACGCCAGTCGTGGCAGACCTAGAATTGATACTTTGTTCGTGCGATACCAGCTCCGCAGGCTGCGTAGCGTCTGCAATAAGTATAATTTCATCGGCTTGGCGAATACACCGCTGCGTCCATTCGGTGTTTTCGGAGTCCGTCACGTAGAGCATATACTCGTGTTTCGACTCCTGATTATCAAGCCACTGTGATAATTCGTGGTAGGCTTTTCTATCGTTTTTACTGGTTTGGGAAAAACCTGTAATGCCATGAAACTCGTCCACCGCCGTGCTTGAGGCCAGATATGAGGTTCCCTTAGCGCTTAATGCTTGGTACAAATCGTGAGCGAAATCGGGTAGAGAAATGCTGCCGTGTAAGGCCAATAAACAAATATTAACGGGCTTCTTTACGCTTTTGCGTCCCCCCTGTGAGTTTTTTAATCGGCTGATAATGAGTTTGGTGACGTTCATGGAAACGGCTGGGTAGTCTAGGATGACCTTTTCAAAGACTTCCTTTGACAGCTTTACCAAAACACTATCACGGATGGCGACAATTGTGGCTGAGCGAGGTTCTCCCGTAAAAATGGCCATTTCACCCACGGTTTCACCGCGCATAATTTCCCCGATGACCTTCTGGGTTCCCTCCTCGGTCGTTATTTGGGCCTGTAGGCGTCCGCTAATGACAAAATAGAGCGAGTCACCGACGTCTTTTTGGGCAAAAAGCTGTTCGCCTCCGCCTATTTCCACCCATTGGAGTTGAGGTTCGAGGCTATGTAGCAGGGTATCGTCAAAATCACCAAAAATACGGGTAAGGTTTTTACGAAGCAGTTCACGGTGGAACTGGTTTGCGAGTGGTTGAATGAGAGCCATAAAGTTGAGGGTCAAAGCGTGAGTAGGGTACTGATACACAATCAGTATGGCAATGATAACGAATTTTTTTGAAAAATACCTACTCACTAAAAATGCCCTACTTGCCTGTAGGGATGGGCAAGGTAGGGCATGAGAAAAAGGGTTAATAATAAGGAAGAGATGCTCTGAAGGCTGAAAGAATCAATTAATCCTGTTTTTCTCCTCTTCAACCCCCGTTTGTCGTTGCCGCGCCGATTTAACTTGTTTATTGCCAAAGTTATAACTCAAGTTGATTCGGACAGTACGACTTTCCCAGCCGCCCGAACCTGTGATGCGTAGTCCGCCGAATTGGGTTGTACCTCGCCAAGGAGAGGTGTAAAATACATCGCTGATGGCCACGCGGAATGATACTTTTTCTTTGAGGATACGTTTTTGAAGTGCAAAGTCGAGCGAACCTTGGCTGCGCGTAACGTAGGTGCCGCCCCAAATACCGGGAGAACTGTACCAACCCGATACTTCTAAGTTCCACTTTAGGGGTAAGCTAAAGGTGTTTTGCCCGTACAGACTCAACACGTTGGCTTTCACGTTCATAAATTTCTTCTCGTCAGATGTAAAAGCGGTGTGGTACGCATCGAGGCTGACATACACATTCCACCACTTAGCCGCCTGAAACGGATACGAAACGCCCAAGTTGATGATTTGCTGGTCGGCGATGTTACGCTCCATCATAAAATTGCGATTGTAGCCCGTAGTATCGGTAATTTGGGCAAAAAAATCACGGACGTAGCTGTAGCTCAGCGAGGTCGTCAGGGTGTATTTGTAAGTATGGGCAAGTTTGAGGTTGTTGACGTATTGGGGCTGCAAAAACGCATTCCCTTTTTGGTAGGTCAATTCATCTAATTGCCACTCGAAAGGGTTAAGAGATTGATACGTAGGTCGTTCGATGCGGCGGCTGTATGTCAACGCAAAGCTGTTGTTGGGATTGGCGTTGTAGGTGATACCACCGCTGGGAAAGAGATTGGTGTAGTTGCGGCGCACAAAAGCATCGGCATTTTTTTGCGTTCCAGTCAATTTTCCTTCCGACACCGTTTGCTCGGCGCGAAGACCAAATTGAAGGTCGAATTTTTGATGGCTTCGGTTGTAGTTGACGTAAGCGGCGTTGATTTGTTCGGTATAAACAAAATTGTTGGAGCGATTGGCATTGAAAGCGTCTGTGCCGTCAACCACATCGTAGAAATCGAAGGTATTGTTCGTTTTTACAATCGATAGTTTTGCTCCCATTCCTAATTTCCCTTTCAGAAATGGCTGTTCGTAGTCAACTTTGGCCGAAAAAATGCCAATATCAGTTGGGGTTTTCATGCGGTAAATTTGACTGAACAACGTTTGGGTTTCGGTCCCGTTTTTATAAAAATTGGGCTGATAACTGTGGCGATTGCTGTTGTACGAACCCAAGTCAACGTCCACGTTCAAAACGTGGCCAAGGGTATCTGCGAAACGATAGTTGGTGTTGAGATACAAGTTGTTGCTGTGCTGTTGAGCGGTATTATCGGCAATCAAAACCTGCGTCGGGAGCGTACTGTTTTGGGGGTAAATGGGCGTCCGACTGAGCGACGTATTGTCGTTGGCATTGAGGTTGGCGTTCAAAATAAAGCCAAACGTACTTTTTGTCGATGCAAAGTAGTCCATGCCAAGTTTGATGTTATTGCTTTGGTTGTGGTTGATGGTCTCGGCTTTTTGGTCAAAAATGGTATTGACTTGTTCGCGGTAAAAATTCAAATACGACCAATTTTGTCCCGTTCGGTTGCTGTACGTGCCAAAAAAGTTGGTTTTTCGGTTTCGATGGTTGAACGACACCGACCCATTAACTTTTCCAAAACGCCCATAACCATACCCCAGCGCCAACGACCCGTTGGTACCGAAGCGTTTGTCTTTTTTGAGTCGGATGTTGATGATACCCGCATTGCCTGCGGCATCGTAGCGAGCGGAGGGTTGGGTGATTATTTCAATGGCTTCAATGTCAGAGGCTTGGAGTGATTTTAGGAATTGGTTCAGGTCTGCACCTTGCAATACCGAAGGCTTACCGTCAATGAAAATTCGGACGCCCGTTTTACCTTCGAGAATGATGTTTTCGTTGTTGTCCAACACCACCCCTGGCGATTTTCGCAGCAGTTCCAAGCCCGTTGTTCCAGTAGCACTCAGGGAAGATTGGACGTTGAAAACCGTTTTGTCCGAAAGAACCTCGACCAACGGTTTTTGGGCTTTAACTTTCACTTCGGCCAGCTGATTATCGCTGCGCAAAACAAAGGCGTCGAAGTCAATGTTGGTATCTATGAGCTTGAAATTGACCGAGCGGTATTTTTGAAAACCCACGCTGCTAATGACCAAATAGTAGTGCTCGGGGGCAATACCGCTCATTTTAAAATGACCATTTTCGGTGCTGCTTTCAACTTTTACGAGGCTGGAGTCGCCTACTTTAAAAAGGGAGGCAGTGGCAAAGGGAATGCCTTCGTTTTGTTCGTTTTTTGCCAATCCTGAAACGGAAAAGCGCTGGGCCATTGATACGGTGGTTAATAAAACGAGTAATGGAAGTAAGATGGTTTTCATGGTTGCGATGGTTGATGGGACAAAGTTGCAGTCCTGACGAAACCCATCAAAGAGACATTCGGTGAATTGACAAATAACCCGACGAATGACTTCTTGTGCAGTTGAACGGCTTATACGGCAATTCGTCGAAAAAACGTAGCAGAATCGAATTATTTGTGGGAGATTTGAAACACATTCACAAAAAATACGGCGTAGAAAAATGATAAATTGGCAAAAAAAACTCATTTGGAGAATTCGGCTTGGAGAACTGCTAGCCGTCGTTGGAGTTTACTTTGTGTTGTATGCTTTGTATTGTTTGACGTTGACATTCAATGAGTTGTCGTACGTTAAAATGACGTATGGCGCACTGCTTCTCAACTATGCCGTCAGCCAATTTTTTGATTATGCCTTAAAATTTATCCTGACCATTCCCCTTTGGTATTTCTACTTTCGCGTGATTCCACATTGGAAGCTTTCGACCAAGATTCTTTTGCACGTATTCACCATGTTACTTTTTGTTTTTACGTGGCAAAAAGCGTTCTATTTTACGATGGAAGCCTTGGGGCGTGGGCATTTGCGAGGGTCGAGTCAAGTGTGGGATATTTACATTCCTGCGCTTATTTACGTCATTCAATTTGGTTTTTTTCACGCCTACGAATACCATTTGCACTATCAACGCCAAAAAGAAACTGAAAATGCCCTTCGACAGGCGTCGTTGGAAAGCGAACTTTCGGCCATCAAAGCCCAGCTTAATCCGCATTTTTTGTACAACGTCTTCAATACCATCAGCGCGTCGGTACCGCCCGAAATGGAAGACACACGGGAGATGATTGCGAAATTGGCCGATTTGTTTCGGTACCAGTTGAAAGCATCTCGGGTGGATTTTGTCAAACTGAAAGACGAGATGGAGTTTGTTGAAAAATATCTTGCCTTGGAAAAAGACCGTTTTGGCAGCAGGTTGCAAACAACGATTGAGATGGACGAAGCATTGATGTCCGAACGGGTGCCACCGATGTTGCTTCAGCCGATTGTGGAGAATGCCATCAAACACGGTATTTCACCCAAAATCGAAGGGGGAGAAGTGAAAATAACAATCAAAAAAAGTACCTACGACTTGATAGTGGAGATTACAGACACGGGGGTTGGGTTGGTCAATGAAGGAGAAATTATTGGAAAAGGCGTGGGGTTGACCAACACAAAATTGCGCTTAGAAAAGATGTTTGGGAAAACGTTACATTTTCAACAAAACCAACCGAGCGGTTTTCGAGTTTGGTTTGAAATACCACTCCAATAACAGCCATGCAAAAAATAGTAATTGCCGACGACGAAGCGGCGGGACGTACGCTCATCAAGCAATATTTGCAGGAATACCCTACGATGATTGTGGTAGGGGAGGCCAACAATGGCGTCGATGCCGTCAAGATTATCAATGAATTTAAACCCGATGTGGTGTTTTTGGACATTCAAATGCCTGGCCTGACGGGTTTTGACGTGCTGACGCATTTGGAAGAAATTCCGCAGATAATTTTCTCAACTGCTTACGATCAATACGCTTTGCAGGCTTTTGAAGTCCATGCGATTGATTATTTGCTGAAGCCTTACACGGGGGGGCGTTTCAGGGCGGCCATTCAAAAATTGCGGTTGAATCAGAGCCAGAATTTAACCCCCGTTCAACCGTTGGCCGAAAGCCTCATCAATCCCTTGCAGTATCCCGAAAAGATTCTCATTCAGCAAAATCAAAAACTGGTGACAGTCAATGTTCGCGACATCATCTGGATTTCAGCCGAGGGTGATTATTCCAAAATTATAACTAACCGAGGCAATTATTTGAGCAATTACGGCATTAGCCAGCTCGAACTAAAACTCAACCCGCAGCACTTTATTCGGGTGCATCGCTCTTCCATCATTCACTTGGAGTTTGTAAAAGAAATCCAGAAACAACTCAGCAGCTACGATGTCATTATGCAAAACGGCGATTGGGTGCGCGTCAGCCGAGGCTACATGGATAACATTAAGAAATTGACGTATTGAGGGGGTTGATGATGGGTGAACATATTCTATTCACCGCATGTTGTGCGGTAAATGTAGTGTCTAATTACCGCACAACATGCAGTCTATTTTGTCAGCCCGACTTAGAAAAAAATTATGATTAAGAGTTGAAAGCTTTAATGAATTTACTGTGAGCGCCTTTCGCAGATGAAGCAAATAACCCGCCACAATCTGATAATTTACTGCAATTCTGGCATTCATCCAGATAGATATTTTTCCAATCCGAAATAGATTTACGCATAAAAGGCCAAAGCTCTTCTGGCATCAGGCATAGTTGAATGTTATATATAGATACGTTCATTCCCTGAGTAATAAGATACATTACACTTTCCGTTAATTCACGTTGGTAATCGACTGGATCCATCCACAGGAGTTCAAAGTTGGACCGGGCATAGCCCATATTTTCTAATCCCATGAAGGCAATATGTTCAACAAAAGGCAAATTTTTGTAG contains:
- a CDS encoding patatin-like phospholipase family protein, with the translated sequence MALIQPLANQFHRELLRKNLTRIFGDFDDTLLHSLEPQLQWVEIGGGEQLFAQKDVGDSLYFVISGRLQAQITTEEGTQKVIGEIMRGETVGEMAIFTGEPRSATIVAIRDSVLVKLSKEVFEKVILDYPAVSMNVTKLIISRLKNSQGGRKSVKKPVNICLLALHGSISLPDFAHDLYQALSAKGTSYLASSTAVDEFHGITGFSQTSKNDRKAYHELSQWLDNQESKHEYMLYVTDSENTEWTQRCIRQADEIILIADATQPAELVSHEQSINSRSATTGVPQVLVLLHPSDTVSPRHTREWLSLRPNVKSHYHLRRKSPQDMKRLARILSATAIGFVVAGGGAKGFAHIGVMRALEEFGIPIDFVGGTSVGAMVAAAVSFGEPSETVQRIMKKGAMFNPTKDYNWLPFISLIRGKRIKQMIDDTIEAFVGVRQIDIEDTWLTLFVVSSNYTQAREEVHTRGSMSKYLLASTAIPGVFPPIIDGDDLLVDGGTFNNFPADVMSRAKVGKVIGVDLARDQNYRLDLEEIPSPKQLLQDRFRPKKQRKYRLPSLTSLLLNATLLYSAARRNEAISYSDLYFNPDVSRFGIVSWAAFDTIVEKGYEHAKEVLQNMSSEELASYKS
- a CDS encoding TonB-dependent receptor gives rise to the protein MKTILLPLLVLLTTVSMAQRFSVSGLAKNEQNEGIPFATASLFKVGDSSLVKVESSTENGHFKMSGIAPEHYYLVISSVGFQKYRSVNFKLIDTNIDFDAFVLRSDNQLAEVKVKAQKPLVEVLSDKTVFNVQSSLSATGTTGLELLRKSPGVVLDNNENIILEGKTGVRIFIDGKPSVLQGADLNQFLKSLQASDIEAIEIITQPSARYDAAGNAGIINIRLKKDKRFGTNGSLALGYGYGRFGKVNGSVSFNHRNRKTNFFGTYSNRTGQNWSYLNFYREQVNTIFDQKAETINHNQSNNIKLGMDYFASTKSTFGFILNANLNANDNTSLSRTPIYPQNSTLPTQVLIADNTAQQHSNNLYLNTNYRFADTLGHVLNVDVDLGSYNSNRHSYQPNFYKNGTETQTLFSQIYRMKTPTDIGIFSAKVDYEQPFLKGKLGMGAKLSIVKTNNTFDFYDVVDGTDAFNANRSNNFVYTEQINAAYVNYNRSHQKFDLQFGLRAEQTVSEGKLTGTQKNADAFVRRNYTNLFPSGGITYNANPNNSFALTYSRRIERPTYQSLNPFEWQLDELTYQKGNAFLQPQYVNNLKLAHTYKYTLTTSLSYSYVRDFFAQITDTTGYNRNFMMERNIADQQIINLGVSYPFQAAKWWNVYVSLDAYHTAFTSDEKKFMNVKANVLSLYGQNTFSLPLKWNLEVSGWYSSPGIWGGTYVTRSQGSLDFALQKRILKEKVSFRVAISDVFYTSPWRGTTQFGGLRITGSGGWESRTVRINLSYNFGNKQVKSARQRQTGVEEEKNRIN
- a CDS encoding sensor histidine kinase, which gives rise to MINWQKKLIWRIRLGELLAVVGVYFVLYALYCLTLTFNELSYVKMTYGALLLNYAVSQFFDYALKFILTIPLWYFYFRVIPHWKLSTKILLHVFTMLLFVFTWQKAFYFTMEALGRGHLRGSSQVWDIYIPALIYVIQFGFFHAYEYHLHYQRQKETENALRQASLESELSAIKAQLNPHFLYNVFNTISASVPPEMEDTREMIAKLADLFRYQLKASRVDFVKLKDEMEFVEKYLALEKDRFGSRLQTTIEMDEALMSERVPPMLLQPIVENAIKHGISPKIEGGEVKITIKKSTYDLIVEITDTGVGLVNEGEIIGKGVGLTNTKLRLEKMFGKTLHFQQNQPSGFRVWFEIPLQ
- a CDS encoding LytTR family DNA-binding domain-containing protein encodes the protein MQKIVIADDEAAGRTLIKQYLQEYPTMIVVGEANNGVDAVKIINEFKPDVVFLDIQMPGLTGFDVLTHLEEIPQIIFSTAYDQYALQAFEVHAIDYLLKPYTGGRFRAAIQKLRLNQSQNLTPVQPLAESLINPLQYPEKILIQQNQKLVTVNVRDIIWISAEGDYSKIITNRGNYLSNYGISQLELKLNPQHFIRVHRSSIIHLEFVKEIQKQLSSYDVIMQNGDWVRVSRGYMDNIKKLTY